From the Musa acuminata AAA Group cultivar baxijiao chromosome BXJ3-7, Cavendish_Baxijiao_AAA, whole genome shotgun sequence genome, one window contains:
- the LOC135585924 gene encoding ferredoxin-thioredoxin reductase catalytic chain, chloroplastic-like isoform X1 — protein MSSRLSPEEWAQFEGLGGGNPSRIRRELSIRPPRGSELVEAMALSPRTAALHGVAPLPRLRLPSLTSCGSRRVNVRAKVEPSEKSVEIMRKFSEQYARKSETYFCIDKGVTSVVIKGLADHKDMLGAPLCPCRHYDDKAAEVAQGFWNCPCVPMRESASIGWRLNLYGTGLPAVSILSTELLLGPERKREKEDSGRNDDCHCMRERKRMHQERMKEKKQ, from the exons ATGTCGTCGCGGTTGTCTCCCGAAGAGTGGGCGCAGTTCGAAGGGCTTGGAGGCGGAAACCCCTCCAGAATAAGGCGAGAGCTGTCGATTCGGCCGCCGCGAGGATCAGAGCTAGTAGAAGCGATGGCGCTGAGCCCCCGGACCGCCGCCCTTCATGGCGTCGCGCCGCTTCCTCGCTTAAGGCTCCCCTCGTTGACTTCCTGCGGCTCCCGTCGCGTGAATGTCCGCGCGAAAG TAGAACCCTCTGAAAAGTctgttgaaattatgagaaaattCTCAGAGCAATATGCCCGTAAGTCTGAGACATACTTCTGCATCGATAAAGGAGTCACCTCTGTTGTTATCAAG GGTCTTGCTGATCATAAAGATATGCTGGGAGCACCATTGTGTCCATGTAG GCATTATGATGACAAAGCAGCTGAAGTAGCACAGGGATTTTGGAATTGCCCATGTGTGCCTATGCGAGAGAG TGCTAGTATTGGCTGGCGGCTGAATTTGTACGGTACCGGTTTGCCTGCTGTATCAATACTTAGCACAGAGCTACTGCTTGgaccagagagaaagagagagaaggaagacagTGGCAGAAATGATGACTGTCATTGcatgagagaaagaaagagaatgcaTCAGGAGAGaatgaaagagaaaaaacaaTAA
- the LOC135585924 gene encoding ferredoxin-thioredoxin reductase catalytic chain, chloroplastic-like isoform X3 produces MSSRLSPEEWAQFEGLGGGNPSRIRRELSIRPPRGSELVEAMALSPRTAALHGVAPLPRLRLPSLTSCGSRRVNVRAKVEPSEKSVEIMRKFSEQYARKSETYFCIDKGVTSVVIKGLADHKDMLGAPLCPCRHYDDKAAEVAQGFWNCPCVPMRERCFRIMYYMLKNG; encoded by the exons ATGTCGTCGCGGTTGTCTCCCGAAGAGTGGGCGCAGTTCGAAGGGCTTGGAGGCGGAAACCCCTCCAGAATAAGGCGAGAGCTGTCGATTCGGCCGCCGCGAGGATCAGAGCTAGTAGAAGCGATGGCGCTGAGCCCCCGGACCGCCGCCCTTCATGGCGTCGCGCCGCTTCCTCGCTTAAGGCTCCCCTCGTTGACTTCCTGCGGCTCCCGTCGCGTGAATGTCCGCGCGAAAG TAGAACCCTCTGAAAAGTctgttgaaattatgagaaaattCTCAGAGCAATATGCCCGTAAGTCTGAGACATACTTCTGCATCGATAAAGGAGTCACCTCTGTTGTTATCAAG GGTCTTGCTGATCATAAAGATATGCTGGGAGCACCATTGTGTCCATGTAG GCATTATGATGACAAAGCAGCTGAAGTAGCACAGGGATTTTGGAATTGCCCATGTGTGCCTATGCGAGAGAG GTGTTTTCGGATTATGTATTATATGCTGAAAAATGGATGA
- the LOC135585924 gene encoding ferredoxin-thioredoxin reductase catalytic chain, chloroplastic-like isoform X2 translates to MSSRLSPEEWAQFEGLGGGNPSRIRRELSIRPPRGSELVEAMALSPRTAALHGVAPLPRLRLPSLTSCGSRRVNVRAKVEPSEKSVEIMRKFSEQYARKSETYFCIDKGVTSVVIKGLADHKDMLGAPLCPCRHYDDKAAEVAQGFWNCPCVPMRERKECHCMLFLNPDNDFAGKEQSITLEEIKEAISQI, encoded by the exons ATGTCGTCGCGGTTGTCTCCCGAAGAGTGGGCGCAGTTCGAAGGGCTTGGAGGCGGAAACCCCTCCAGAATAAGGCGAGAGCTGTCGATTCGGCCGCCGCGAGGATCAGAGCTAGTAGAAGCGATGGCGCTGAGCCCCCGGACCGCCGCCCTTCATGGCGTCGCGCCGCTTCCTCGCTTAAGGCTCCCCTCGTTGACTTCCTGCGGCTCCCGTCGCGTGAATGTCCGCGCGAAAG TAGAACCCTCTGAAAAGTctgttgaaattatgagaaaattCTCAGAGCAATATGCCCGTAAGTCTGAGACATACTTCTGCATCGATAAAGGAGTCACCTCTGTTGTTATCAAG GGTCTTGCTGATCATAAAGATATGCTGGGAGCACCATTGTGTCCATGTAG GCATTATGATGACAAAGCAGCTGAAGTAGCACAGGGATTTTGGAATTGCCCATGTGTGCCTATGCGAGAGAG GAAGGAGTGCCACTGTATGCTTTTTCTCAACCCTGACAATGATTTTGCTGGAAAGGAGCAG TCCATCACCTTGGAAGAGATCAAAGAAGCAATATCACAAATCTAA